A stretch of the Aegilops tauschii subsp. strangulata cultivar AL8/78 chromosome 4, Aet v6.0, whole genome shotgun sequence genome encodes the following:
- the LOC109772817 gene encoding polyadenylate-binding protein RBP47B': protein MGTTETGQDPVPPPPHRRPLAAAPPTQAKPHRPPSQGAAALMMMAGPYHQPTTLEEVRTLWIGDLQYWADENYLYGCFAHTGEVQSVKLIRNKLSGLPEGYGFIEFISHEAAEKVLQAYNGAQMPGTEHTFRLNWASFSSGEKRPDAGPDHSIFVGDLAPDVTDYLLQETFRVNYSSVRGAKVVTDPNTGRSKGYGFVKFADENEKTRAMSEMNGVYCSTRPMRISAAIPKKSSGSQLQYGAAKAMYPAAAYAIPQAQTVLPDSDPTNTTIFIGNLDPNVTEEELRQICVQFGELIYVKIPVGKGCGFVQYASRASAEEAVQRLHGTVIGQQVVRLSWGRSPANKQDQSAAWGQQTDPNQWSAYYSYGYDPYGYPQDPSYAYGAYAGYAQYPQQVEGATDMASAAGGHAPGMEQNEVYDPMSLPDVEKMNASYMAVHGTTMLGRHLWLKTSPLSQSA, encoded by the exons ATGGGAACCACCGAGACAGGCCAGGACCCCGTACCCCCACCACCACACCGCCGCCCTCTCGCCGCCGCGCCTCCGACCCAAGCCAAGCCACACCGCCCGCCGTCGCAGGGAGCGGCCGCTCTGATGATGATGGCGGGGCCGTACCACCAGCCGACCACCCTGGAGGAGGTCCGCACGCTCTGGATCGGCGACCTCCAGTACTGGGCCGACGAGAACTACCTCTACGGCTGCTTCGCGCACACCGGCGAG GTACAATCCGTAAAATTAATACGCAACAAATTATCTGGTCTTCCAGAAGGCTATGGATTCATTGAATTCATTTCACACGAAGCTGCTGAGAAAGTTCTACAGGCTTATAATGGCGCACAAATGCCTGGAACCGAGCATACATTCAGATTGAACTGGGCATCGTTCAGCTCTGGTGAGAAGCGTCCGGATGCAGGACCTGACCATTCAATTTTTGTAGGAGACTTGGCCCCTGATGTCACAGATTACTTACTACAAGAGACTTTCCGAGTGAACTATTCATCTGTTAGGGGTGCCAAGGTTGTCACAGATCCAAATACTGGGAGATCTAAAGGATATGGATTTGTAAAGTTTGCAGATGAAAATGAGAAGACCCGTGCAATGTCAGAAATGAATGGTGTGTATTGCTCAACAAGACCTATGCGGATAAGTGCTGCAATTCCTAAGAAATCATCTGGATCTCAGCTTCAGTATGGAGCTGCTAAAG CCATGTACCCCGCAGCAGCTTATGCAATTCCGCAGGCCCAAACAGTTCTACCAGATAGTGATCCTACAAACACTACG ATATTTATTGGTAACTTGGACCCAAATGTGACGGAAGAAGAGCTGAGGCAGATTTGCGTGCAGTTTGGGGAGCTTATATATGTAAAAATTCCAGTTGGTAAAGGATGTGGATTTGTACAATATGCATCTAG GGCATCAGCTGAAGAGGCTGTGCAGCGTCTTCATGGCACAGTGATTGGTCAACAGGTGGTTAGACTTTCATGGGGCAGAAGTCCTGCCAATAAGCAG GATCAATCAGCAGCCTGGGGTCAGCAGACAGATCCTAATCAATGGAGTGCTTATTATAGCTATGGATATGATCCATATGGGTATCCTCAGGACCCATCATATGCATATGGTGCTTATGCAGGATACGCCCAGTATCCCCAACAG GTTGAGGGAGCAACCGATATGGCATCAGCAGCTGGTGGCCATGCCCCAGGCATGGAACAAAATGAGGTGTATGATCCAATGAGCTTACCTGACGTCGAGAA GATGAACGCTTCGTACATGGCGGTTCATGGTACCACGATGCTAGGACGCcacctgtggctgaagacctcaCCATTGTCTCAGTCGGCTTGA